A single genomic interval of Bradysia coprophila strain Holo2 chromosome X unlocalized genomic scaffold, BU_Bcop_v1 contig_79, whole genome shotgun sequence harbors:
- the LOC119070491 gene encoding myosin regulatory light chain 10: protein MADNNKEEVKEKKKKKSILKKNSIGEKRKSSDVGQDKVEDETPISENLTVDDQVKIVNHDDEQKSNEIESVPPANVVEPEPTDDGQKQAVEKTPMEIINDILNPPMPEFDPSKPYNVPTAVKAGDVNALQELDERKIIELKEAFLLFDLNGDGCIDEEDLRATFGTLGEDNIPEGLIEQMMSEAMNPLDFDAFVMLLGYKTIELDPEDVLLEALSKWDVGQTGLISEDKIRHDLICYGDRFTEKEAYTALEEAPIGNKNKPGEPPMIDYQGFCKLLGGLRKRKPSEN, encoded by the exons ATGGCCGACAATAATAAAGAAGAagttaaagaaaaa aagaaaaagaaatcaattttaaagaaGAATAGCATTggagaaaaacgaaaatcatcgGATGTCGGTCAGGACAAAGTAGAAGACGAAACACcgatttctgaaaatttaacCGTCGATGATCaagtgaaaattgtcaatcaCGATGACGAACAAAAGAGTAATGAAATCGAATCTGTACCACCGGCAAATGTTGTTGAGCCAGAGCCAACTGATGATGGGCAGAAACAAGCGGTTGAAAAAACGCCGATGGAAATCATTAATGACATTTTAAATCCTCCGATGCCGGAATTTGATCCGTCGAAACCGTACAATGTGCCAACAGCAGTGAAAGCTGGAGATGTTAATGCCCTTCAGGAATTAGATGAgcgaaaaattattgaattgaaagag GCATTTCTCCTCTTCGACTTAAATGGCGACGGATGTATCGATGAAGAAGATTTACGAGCAACTTTCGGAACCCTAGGTGAAGATAACATACCTGAAGGACTGATCGAACAAATGATGAGTGAA GCGATGAATCCATTGGATTTCGATGCATTTGTCATGCTGTTGGGATACAAAACTATTGAACTGGACCCAGAAGATGTGCTCTTAGAAGCGCTGAGCAAATGGGACGTTGGACAAACGGGACTTATCAGTGAAGACAA AATACGACATGACCTGATTTGTTACGGTGATAGATTCACTGAAAAGGAAGCATATACTGCCCTGGAAGAAGCTCCGATTGGTAATAAAAATAAGCCCGGAGAACCGCCAATGATTGATTATCAGGGATTTTGTAAGTTATTGGGTGGTCTAAGGAAACGGAAACCATCCGAAAACTAA